One region of Flavobacterium pisciphilum genomic DNA includes:
- a CDS encoding alpha/beta fold hydrolase, with protein sequence MKKYIILVIALLFSAVCLNVFAQTKSYPFEVIKSGKGKQAILFIPGFASSGEVWNDTKANFEKNFTCYTLTMAGFAGVKPQPNASFKNWEDAIATYIKDNKIEKPILIGHSMGGGLALAIAADYPNLVDRIVVVDALPCLAALMNPTFKSKENNDCTPIVNQMTSISDNQFSENQKKYLPKLSEDTSKYDLLLSWSVKSDRKTFGEIFCDFSNTDLREKIAAIKCPSLILLESYFVNLKPAIEAQYKNLKQANLQYANKGLHFIMYDDKDFYFNHLNNFIKAK encoded by the coding sequence ATGAAAAAGTATATCATCTTAGTTATTGCATTATTATTTTCAGCAGTATGTTTAAATGTGTTTGCACAAACAAAATCGTATCCGTTTGAGGTTATTAAATCAGGAAAAGGGAAACAGGCTATTTTATTTATTCCCGGCTTTGCCTCTTCAGGAGAAGTTTGGAACGACACTAAGGCTAACTTCGAAAAGAATTTCACTTGTTACACACTTACAATGGCTGGTTTCGCCGGAGTCAAACCACAACCAAACGCTTCATTCAAAAATTGGGAAGATGCAATTGCCACTTATATAAAAGACAATAAAATCGAAAAACCAATACTAATTGGACATAGCATGGGTGGTGGATTAGCACTAGCAATCGCAGCAGATTATCCGAATTTAGTTGACAGAATTGTAGTTGTAGATGCACTACCTTGTTTGGCTGCTTTGATGAATCCTACTTTTAAATCAAAAGAAAATAATGATTGCACTCCGATTGTTAATCAAATGACTAGTATTAGTGATAATCAATTTTCTGAGAATCAAAAAAAATATCTTCCAAAACTTTCTGAGGATACTTCAAAATACGATTTGTTACTTAGTTGGAGTGTAAAATCTGACAGAAAAACTTTTGGAGAGATATTTTGTGATTTTTCAAATACAGATTTAAGAGAGAAAATTGCAGCTATAAAATGTCCATCATTAATATTGCTTGAGTCTTATTTTGTAAATTTAAAACCTGCTATTGAAGCACAATATAAAAACTTAAAACAAGCCAATCTTCAATATGCGAACAAAGGTTTACATTTTATCATGTATGATGACAAAGACTTTTATTTTAACCATTTAAACAACTTTATAAAAGCTAAATAA
- a CDS encoding RNA polymerase sigma factor: MAFEELYKLYWQKVFRLCMGYVNNYDIAQDLAQETFIIVWKKLDTFRNEASIGTWIFRIASNNCLRQIEKDKRFQKSELPTYITEEKQESLEPQILFLYKCIAELPETDRIIISLELEDVKQAEIASIVGLTEANTRVKIHRIKEKLTQKFKENGQ; encoded by the coding sequence ATGGCGTTCGAAGAACTATACAAATTATACTGGCAAAAGGTATTTCGTTTATGTATGGGTTATGTAAATAACTACGATATCGCTCAGGATTTAGCTCAGGAAACATTCATCATTGTTTGGAAAAAACTTGATACTTTTCGCAATGAAGCAAGTATAGGAACTTGGATTTTCAGGATTGCGTCTAACAATTGTTTACGTCAAATAGAAAAGGATAAACGTTTTCAAAAATCAGAATTACCTACATATATTACCGAAGAAAAGCAGGAATCGTTAGAACCTCAAATCCTATTTTTATATAAATGTATTGCCGAATTACCTGAAACCGACCGTATTATTATTTCATTAGAACTCGAAGACGTAAAACAAGCCGAAATAGCTAGTATTGTTGGGCTTACTGAGGCTAATACAAGAGTGAAAATTCATAGAATAAAAGAAAAACTAACTCAGAAATTCAAAGAAAATGGACAATAA
- a CDS encoding zinc metallopeptidase, whose protein sequence is MGMSYLILAGAIMLFSWLVSSRLKSKFEQYSKLQLQNGMTGAEIAEKMLADNGIRDVRVISTPGQLTDHYNPADKTVNLSEAVYNQRNAAAAAVAAHECGHAVQHAVGYQWLTMRSKLVPIVSVASSYMQWILLAGILMLKTFPQLLLIGIIIFAATTIFSIVTLPVEYDASNRALAWLENKRMLTQQEQAGAKDALKWAARTYVVAAIGSIATLLYYVSIYMGGRRN, encoded by the coding sequence ATGGGAATGAGTTATTTAATTCTTGCTGGAGCAATTATGCTATTTAGCTGGTTAGTTAGTTCAAGACTAAAAAGTAAATTCGAACAATATTCGAAATTGCAATTACAAAACGGAATGACTGGTGCTGAGATTGCGGAAAAAATGCTTGCTGATAATGGGATTCGTGATGTAAGAGTGATTTCGACACCAGGCCAGTTAACAGACCACTATAACCCAGCAGATAAAACAGTAAACTTAAGCGAAGCTGTTTACAACCAGCGCAATGCTGCAGCGGCTGCAGTTGCTGCTCACGAATGTGGACATGCTGTACAACATGCTGTAGGTTACCAATGGCTAACAATGCGTTCTAAACTAGTGCCAATTGTAAGCGTTGCCTCTTCTTATATGCAATGGATTTTGCTTGCAGGTATTTTAATGCTTAAAACTTTTCCGCAATTATTATTGATCGGGATAATCATTTTTGCTGCAACAACTATATTTTCGATAGTGACTTTGCCTGTAGAATACGATGCAAGTAATCGTGCTCTTGCATGGCTAGAAAATAAAAGAATGCTTACTCAACAAGAGCAAGCCGGTGCAAAAGATGCTTTAAAATGGGCTGCTAGAACATACGTAGTAGCTGCTATTGGTTCGATTGCCACTTTGTTATATTATGTTTCAATATATATGGGAGGAAGACGAAATTAA
- the leuS gene encoding leucine--tRNA ligase, whose product MKYNPIEIDAKWQKYWADNKTFAAENNSEKPKHYVLDMFPYPSGAGLHVGHPLGYIASDVYSRFKRHQGFNVLHPMGYDSFGLPAEQYAIQTGQRPEDTTRVNIDGGVDKEGKQIAGYRKQLDKIGFSFDWDREIRTSNPDYYKHTQWIFIQLFNSWYNKNSDKAEDISTLIAVFENEGNATVNAVSDDNIAPFTSNDWNSFSSDEQQKILLQYRLTYLAETEVNWCPGLGTVLANDEIINGVSERGGYPVIRKKMTQWSMRISAYAERLLQGLNNIDWSESIKESQRNWIGKSVGAMVKFQVNSDKSDVKFIEVFTTRPDTIFGVTFMTLAPEHPLVAEITTPEQKETIEAYIEKTAKRSERERMADVKTISGVFTGAYTEHPFTKEPIPVWIGDYVLAGYGTGAVMAVPCGDERDYAFTNFFKGQNGMPEIKNIFANVDISEAAYGSKDNVEIANSDFLNGLNYKAATQKAIIALEEINQGTGKTNYRLRDAVFSRQRYWGEPFPVYYVNGLPTMIDAQHLPIILPEVEKYLPTEDGLPPLGNAAVWAWDTKQNKVVNTDLVDHTTIFPLELNTMPGWAGSSWYWMRYMDAHNETEFASKEALAYWESVDLYIGGSEHATGHLLYSRFWNKFLKDKGFAPTEEPFKKLINQGMILGTTAFVYRIEGTNTFVSKNKIEDKSVQPLRVDVSMVNSSDELDIERFKAWRDDFQNAEFITDENGKYVVGREVEKMSKSYYNVVTPDDICNEYGADTLRLYEMFLGPLEQAKPWNTAGISGVFGFLKKLCRLYFDDNGLIITNDEPTKDNLKSLHKTIKKAVEDIENFSFNTSVSQFMICVNELSTQNCHSRAVLEPLAIVISPYAPHIAEELWSLLGHTTSIAAVAFPTFEPKYLVESSKEYPVSFNGKMRFTIELPLDLTAAQIEEIIMKDERTLKQLDGRTPNKVIIVPGKIINLVG is encoded by the coding sequence ATGAAATACAATCCGATTGAAATAGACGCCAAATGGCAAAAATATTGGGCAGACAATAAAACTTTTGCAGCCGAGAATAACTCCGAAAAACCAAAACATTATGTACTCGATATGTTTCCTTATCCATCTGGAGCAGGATTACACGTAGGACATCCGCTAGGTTATATTGCTTCTGATGTGTATTCTCGCTTTAAAAGACATCAAGGTTTTAATGTTTTGCATCCAATGGGTTATGATAGCTTCGGATTGCCTGCTGAACAATATGCGATACAAACGGGGCAACGTCCAGAAGATACTACTCGTGTAAACATCGATGGTGGTGTAGATAAAGAAGGTAAGCAAATTGCTGGATACAGAAAACAATTAGACAAAATTGGATTCTCATTTGATTGGGACAGAGAAATCCGTACTTCAAATCCAGACTACTATAAACATACACAATGGATTTTTATCCAATTGTTCAACTCTTGGTACAACAAGAATTCAGATAAAGCTGAAGATATTTCGACTTTGATTGCTGTTTTCGAAAATGAAGGAAATGCAACTGTAAATGCCGTTTCTGATGACAATATCGCTCCTTTCACATCTAATGATTGGAACTCTTTTTCATCAGATGAGCAACAAAAAATACTATTACAATACAGATTAACGTATCTAGCAGAAACTGAAGTTAACTGGTGTCCTGGTTTAGGAACGGTTTTAGCAAATGACGAAATCATTAACGGAGTTTCTGAGCGTGGTGGTTATCCTGTAATTCGTAAAAAAATGACACAATGGAGCATGCGTATTTCTGCTTATGCAGAACGTTTGTTACAAGGTCTTAATAATATCGACTGGAGCGAAAGCATCAAAGAAAGCCAACGCAACTGGATTGGAAAATCGGTTGGTGCAATGGTGAAGTTTCAAGTAAATAGTGATAAGTCGGATGTAAAATTCATTGAAGTTTTTACCACTCGTCCTGATACTATTTTTGGAGTTACCTTTATGACATTGGCTCCTGAACATCCTTTGGTAGCCGAGATTACTACTCCTGAACAAAAAGAAACAATTGAAGCTTATATCGAAAAAACTGCAAAACGTTCTGAACGTGAGCGTATGGCTGATGTAAAAACTATTTCTGGAGTATTTACTGGAGCTTATACTGAACATCCTTTTACCAAAGAACCAATTCCGGTTTGGATAGGTGATTACGTTCTAGCTGGATATGGAACAGGTGCTGTAATGGCGGTTCCTTGTGGAGACGAAAGAGATTATGCATTTACAAATTTCTTTAAAGGTCAAAACGGAATGCCAGAAATCAAAAATATCTTCGCAAATGTTGATATTTCTGAAGCAGCTTACGGTTCTAAAGACAATGTTGAAATCGCTAATTCTGATTTCTTAAACGGATTAAATTATAAAGCAGCCACTCAAAAAGCAATTATCGCTTTGGAGGAAATCAACCAAGGAACTGGAAAAACCAATTACCGTTTGCGTGATGCCGTATTTTCACGTCAGCGTTATTGGGGAGAGCCTTTCCCAGTTTATTATGTAAACGGATTGCCTACAATGATTGATGCACAACATTTGCCAATCATTTTACCAGAAGTTGAGAAATATTTACCAACAGAAGACGGTTTGCCTCCTTTAGGAAATGCAGCTGTTTGGGCTTGGGATACCAAACAAAATAAAGTTGTCAATACAGATTTAGTAGATCATACAACGATTTTTCCTTTAGAATTGAATACTATGCCAGGTTGGGCAGGAAGTTCATGGTATTGGATGCGTTATATGGATGCTCATAACGAAACTGAATTTGCTAGCAAAGAAGCTTTAGCTTATTGGGAAAGTGTCGATTTGTATATTGGTGGAAGCGAACATGCAACTGGACATTTACTATATTCTCGTTTCTGGAATAAATTCTTAAAAGATAAAGGTTTTGCTCCTACTGAAGAGCCATTCAAAAAACTGATTAATCAGGGAATGATTTTGGGTACAACTGCTTTTGTTTACAGAATTGAAGGAACAAATACATTTGTATCTAAAAATAAAATTGAAGACAAGAGCGTACAACCACTTCGAGTAGATGTTTCAATGGTAAATTCATCTGATGAATTAGACATTGAAAGATTTAAAGCTTGGAGAGATGATTTCCAAAATGCTGAATTTATTACGGATGAAAATGGTAAATATGTAGTAGGTCGCGAGGTTGAAAAAATGTCGAAATCATATTACAATGTAGTTACACCAGACGATATTTGTAATGAATATGGAGCTGATACATTACGTTTGTACGAAATGTTCTTAGGTCCATTAGAGCAAGCTAAACCTTGGAACACTGCAGGTATTTCGGGAGTATTTGGTTTCCTTAAGAAATTATGTCGTTTGTATTTTGATGACAATGGTTTGATTATTACTAATGACGAACCTACAAAAGACAACTTAAAATCATTACATAAAACCATTAAAAAAGCAGTAGAAGATATCGAAAATTTCTCTTTTAATACTTCTGTTTCTCAGTTTATGATTTGTGTAAACGAATTATCAACCCAAAACTGTCATTCACGTGCAGTATTAGAACCTTTGGCAATTGTAATTTCGCCTTATGCTCCACATATTGCAGAAGAACTATGGTCATTATTAGGGCACACAACATCTATTGCAGCTGTTGCATTCCCTACTTTTGAACCTAAATATTTGGTAGAAAGCAGCAAAGAATACCCAGTTTCATTTAATGGAAAAATGCGTTTCACAATCGAATTGCCTTTGGATTTAACCGCAGCTCAAATCGAAGAAATCATTATGAAAGATGAAAGAACTTTAAAACAATTGGATGGTAGAACGCCTAACAAAGTAATTATTGTTCCTGGAAAAATAATCAACTTAGTAGGATAA
- a CDS encoding winged helix-turn-helix domain-containing protein, which yields MGSSKKYSIKVRLWIEEAEGPFLGIGKVWLLENIKKTGSITNGAKEMKMAYRQAWQLVEEMNQRAESPLVEKLLGGKGGGGARLTEAGETAIAVFYEIEKRIRDYAEKEVQNLKF from the coding sequence ATGGGTAGTAGCAAAAAATATTCTATCAAAGTGCGACTTTGGATTGAAGAAGCCGAAGGCCCATTTTTAGGAATTGGGAAAGTTTGGTTATTAGAAAATATTAAAAAAACAGGTTCTATAACCAATGGTGCCAAAGAAATGAAAATGGCATATCGACAAGCGTGGCAATTGGTTGAGGAGATGAATCAGAGAGCAGAATCACCTTTGGTAGAAAAACTTCTAGGAGGCAAAGGGGGTGGAGGTGCACGACTAACTGAAGCTGGAGAAACAGCAATTGCAGTTTTTTATGAAATCGAAAAACGAATCAGAGATTATGCTGAAAAAGAAGTACAGAATTTAAAGTTCTAA
- a CDS encoding SPFH domain-containing protein, with amino-acid sequence MGIFDRLKNEFLDIIEFIDNSNNTLVYRFERFQNEIKNNSKLIVREGQQAIFMNEGKIADIFNAGTYTLNTQNLPILSTLKGWKYDFNSPFKAEVYFINTRNFIDQKWGTKNPLILNDERFGMLEIRAFGTYTFKIVDAQKFIREIVGTDGQFTTNEITEQLKSIIVSRFTDAIGEANLPIESYVSNTNELSATILGIMKDDFAVYGIELSKFLLENTSMPDEVKKEIFELSRLNKVDMKKFTQYKTAQSIEKAAENPSGIAGTAFSFGTGMNMARQMMQSFDDLSQNSSSTQSSFSTSFHQMPPPLPTEGKTFFVAINNAQSGPFNENQLLALIQNKQLSADSLVWNQGMTGWQKASTVPELQNLFSQTPPPLPNI; translated from the coding sequence ATGGGAATATTTGACAGACTAAAAAATGAGTTTCTAGATATTATCGAATTTATAGACAATAGCAACAATACACTTGTTTATAGATTTGAAAGATTTCAGAACGAAATAAAAAATAATAGTAAACTTATCGTCAGAGAAGGTCAGCAAGCAATCTTTATGAATGAAGGTAAAATTGCAGATATTTTTAATGCTGGAACATATACCTTAAATACTCAAAACTTACCTATACTATCTACTTTAAAAGGTTGGAAATATGATTTTAATAGCCCCTTTAAAGCAGAAGTTTACTTTATAAACACTCGAAATTTCATTGACCAAAAGTGGGGAACAAAAAACCCACTAATTTTAAATGATGAACGTTTTGGTATGCTTGAAATTAGAGCTTTCGGAACCTATACTTTTAAAATTGTTGATGCTCAAAAATTCATCCGAGAAATTGTTGGTACTGATGGTCAATTTACGACTAACGAAATTACAGAACAATTAAAAAGCATTATAGTTTCTCGATTTACTGATGCAATAGGAGAAGCTAACTTACCTATAGAATCTTATGTAAGCAACACCAATGAGCTTTCGGCTACCATCTTAGGTATCATGAAGGATGATTTTGCTGTTTATGGAATAGAACTTAGCAAGTTTTTACTCGAAAACACCTCTATGCCTGATGAAGTTAAGAAAGAGATTTTTGAACTAAGCCGCCTTAACAAAGTTGACATGAAAAAGTTTACGCAGTATAAAACAGCCCAATCTATAGAAAAGGCTGCCGAAAATCCTTCTGGAATAGCGGGAACTGCTTTTAGTTTTGGAACAGGCATGAATATGGCAAGACAAATGATGCAATCCTTTGATGATTTATCACAAAATTCATCTTCAACGCAATCTTCATTTTCGACCTCATTTCACCAAATGCCCCCTCCATTACCAACAGAAGGGAAAACATTTTTTGTAGCTATTAATAATGCCCAGTCAGGACCTTTTAATGAAAACCAACTTTTAGCTTTAATTCAAAACAAACAACTTTCTGCGGATAGCTTGGTATGGAATCAAGGAATGACGGGATGGCAAAAAGCCTCAACTGTTCCTGAACTGCAAAATTTATTTTCTCAAACCCCTCCTCCTCTACCTAACATCTAA
- a CDS encoding MmpS family transport accessory protein, translated as MKSILKTLAIVMTLAFTVVSCSSDKDNDGDPVSASRDVKYEVTGNFGGELSVIYMEKSTAPLNEDIEKLPWTKEFTANPDATGASMNVSGNGGVKGQTLTGKIYVGGKVVKELTATADNSGIIILMPGTYVFPR; from the coding sequence ATGAAATCAATTTTGAAAACTTTAGCGATTGTAATGACTCTTGCTTTTACAGTAGTGTCTTGCAGCAGCGACAAGGATAATGACGGTGATCCAGTGTCAGCTTCAAGAGATGTAAAATATGAAGTAACTGGGAATTTTGGAGGAGAACTTAGTGTGATTTATATGGAAAAAAGCACTGCTCCACTTAATGAAGATATTGAGAAATTACCTTGGACTAAAGAGTTTACAGCCAATCCTGATGCTACTGGAGCATCAATGAATGTAAGTGGTAATGGAGGGGTTAAAGGACAAACTCTAACAGGTAAGATTTATGTTGGAGGAAAAGTGGTTAAAGAATTAACTGCAACAGCAGATAACAGTGGGATTATTATACTAATGCCAGGTACTTATGTTTTTCCTAGATAA
- a CDS encoding response regulator: MNTKYKTVIVDDHPIVISGIAGLLNDLDAIEIVQKLDSGITLHDYIDTNEVDLILMDIFLPVINGVDLCKTIKQKYPKTIIIGMSSQSERSLVMQFIQNGGNGYILKNASFEEFKSCIYKAIDGEIVFSDEVKTIISQPLSEDLEKVPSLSRREKDIVMLLSKGKSTQEIADELFLSFLTVQTHRRNILQKYKMKNVAELMIHLLKNNLLN, from the coding sequence ATGAATACTAAATATAAAACTGTAATTGTAGACGATCATCCAATAGTGATTTCTGGAATCGCTGGACTTTTAAATGATTTGGATGCGATTGAAATCGTGCAAAAATTAGATTCAGGTATTACACTTCACGATTATATTGATACGAATGAAGTAGATCTTATTTTAATGGATATTTTTTTACCCGTAATTAATGGTGTCGATTTATGTAAAACAATAAAACAGAAGTATCCTAAAACTATTATTATTGGTATGAGCAGCCAGTCTGAAAGGAGTTTGGTAATGCAGTTTATCCAGAACGGAGGAAATGGATATATTCTTAAAAATGCTTCATTCGAAGAATTCAAGTCTTGTATTTATAAAGCCATTGATGGTGAAATTGTATTTAGCGATGAAGTCAAAACAATTATTAGCCAGCCATTATCTGAAGATTTAGAAAAGGTCCCAAGCCTTAGTCGTAGAGAAAAAGATATCGTTATGCTACTCTCTAAAGGGAAATCAACTCAGGAAATTGCAGATGAATTATTTTTAAGCTTTCTAACTGTACAAACGCATAGACGAAATATTTTACAGAAATACAAAATGAAAAATGTTGCCGAATTGATGATTCATCTTCTTAAAAATAACCTTCTAAACTAA
- a CDS encoding tetratricopeptide repeat-containing sensor histidine kinase: MKKIYFYILFLFISVITNSQVILSLEDHSPYIDSIAKVTKDIKSDSLKSLYSFRLSKLYLIVQDIEKSKKYLAQANRLKTKSPYLNDIALYYNSFSFMDKGDTEGFENTLLEANKRFKKYNNTEAYRFRASILHNYGVIQQQKNNEREYMKLLVNEAIPIAKKSRDYELISSLYKAVAIIFMDNDEREKASEYLNEAQNYIERAIKKTPTVAESKMETYIINAENLVELKHFYDAKKVLDKAFSTLKKFPKSNLNDSYFYSEGIYYAKQNKNYNALESYKKGIKSAEEHQNFIALNRLKFAEYQVLFKLKNYSKARSNLDYLIENTPSIIDKKDYYNELAKVYNATKEYNKAYFYSNKYNIINDSLNGTKFKNEIIELEAKYKKAESEKKISLLQSENKNSILLANNNKLNSVLFAVLSFLLFLTVLFLWILNKNQKKLSFQKERNHQQDLRALENQQKLSISNALIEGEEVERKRIARELHDGLGSMLSGLKIHLNLADKENAVNAPNINLLLNESIKELRNISQNLMPESLLKLGLEDALRDLCLANSNAKTDVEFQYLIKKSNVPKHFEIMIYRIIQELLNNALKYANASNILISCSQNKDIFFITVEDNGIGFDITEAKNKQGMGLRNIKNRVAFLNGKLEIESAIEKGTSVYIELKV, encoded by the coding sequence ATGAAGAAGATTTACTTTTATATACTATTCCTATTTATATCAGTCATTACAAATTCTCAAGTTATCCTTTCCCTTGAAGATCATTCTCCTTATATTGATAGTATTGCTAAAGTCACTAAAGACATAAAATCAGACAGCTTAAAAAGTCTTTATAGTTTTAGATTGTCAAAACTGTATTTAATTGTTCAGGATATCGAAAAATCTAAAAAGTACCTTGCTCAGGCAAATAGACTTAAAACTAAATCTCCATATTTAAACGACATAGCACTCTATTATAATTCCTTTAGCTTTATGGATAAAGGTGACACAGAAGGATTTGAGAATACACTTCTTGAGGCTAATAAAAGATTTAAAAAATATAATAATACCGAAGCTTACAGATTCCGAGCTAGTATACTGCATAATTATGGAGTCATACAGCAACAAAAAAACAATGAAAGAGAATACATGAAACTGCTGGTGAATGAAGCTATTCCTATTGCAAAAAAAAGCCGTGATTATGAGCTTATAAGTAGTTTATATAAGGCCGTTGCAATTATTTTTATGGATAATGATGAACGTGAAAAGGCAAGTGAATATTTAAATGAAGCACAAAATTATATTGAAAGAGCAATAAAAAAAACACCAACAGTCGCAGAGTCAAAAATGGAAACCTATATTATTAATGCTGAAAATCTCGTTGAGCTTAAGCATTTTTACGATGCAAAAAAAGTATTAGACAAAGCATTTTCTACTTTAAAAAAATTTCCCAAATCCAACTTAAACGATTCTTATTTTTATTCGGAAGGAATCTATTATGCAAAACAAAATAAAAATTACAATGCATTAGAAAGTTATAAAAAAGGAATAAAATCAGCTGAAGAACATCAAAATTTCATTGCTTTAAATCGATTAAAGTTTGCAGAGTATCAAGTTCTTTTTAAATTAAAAAATTATTCAAAAGCCAGAAGTAATTTGGATTATCTTATAGAAAACACGCCTTCTATTATAGATAAAAAGGATTATTATAATGAATTGGCAAAAGTGTATAACGCTACTAAAGAATACAATAAAGCCTATTTCTATTCAAACAAATACAATATTATCAATGACAGTCTGAATGGCACTAAGTTTAAAAATGAAATTATAGAACTTGAAGCAAAATATAAGAAAGCAGAGAGTGAGAAGAAAATATCCTTACTTCAGTCTGAAAATAAGAATTCCATTTTATTAGCGAATAATAATAAATTGAATTCTGTTCTTTTTGCTGTATTGTCTTTTCTTTTATTTCTTACAGTTTTGTTTTTATGGATCTTGAATAAAAATCAGAAGAAATTAAGTTTTCAAAAAGAACGAAATCATCAACAGGATTTAAGGGCACTTGAAAATCAACAGAAATTATCCATTTCGAATGCCTTGATCGAAGGTGAAGAAGTAGAACGAAAAAGAATTGCAAGAGAGCTACACGACGGACTCGGAAGTATGCTTTCTGGATTAAAGATTCATTTAAATTTAGCGGATAAAGAAAATGCAGTGAATGCCCCAAATATTAATTTATTACTGAATGAATCGATAAAAGAACTTCGAAATATTTCGCAGAATTTAATGCCTGAAAGCCTTTTGAAATTAGGTTTAGAAGACGCGTTAAGAGATTTATGCTTGGCTAATTCTAATGCAAAAACCGATGTGGAGTTTCAGTATTTAATTAAAAAATCAAACGTACCAAAACATTTTGAGATCATGATTTATAGAATAATTCAAGAATTGTTGAACAATGCGTTGAAATATGCCAATGCCTCAAACATCTTGATTTCTTGTTCTCAAAATAAAGATATTTTTTTTATCACGGTAGAAGACAACGGAATTGGATTTGATATTACCGAAGCTAAAAATAAACAAGGAATGGGATTACGAAACATTAAAAATCGGGTGGCATTTTTAAATGGAAAGCTAGAAATAGAAAGTGCTATAGAGAAAGGAACTTCGGTATATATCGAATTAAAAGTTTAA